The Flavobacterium piscisymbiosum genome includes a region encoding these proteins:
- a CDS encoding four helix bundle protein — protein MDFKELLAYKKSFEIAMEIFELSKDFPKEEKYSLTDQIRRSSRSVSANIAEAYRKRRYVNHFISKLTDSDAENSETNVWLEYSFKCEYINQEKFDILNMKNIEIGKLINYMINNPNKFGCSI, from the coding sequence ATGGATTTTAAAGAATTATTGGCTTATAAAAAGTCTTTTGAAATTGCTATGGAAATTTTTGAACTTTCTAAAGATTTTCCAAAAGAAGAAAAATACTCATTAACTGATCAGATAAGACGTTCTTCAAGAAGCGTTTCAGCAAATATTGCAGAAGCATATCGAAAAAGAAGATATGTAAATCACTTTATAAGTAAATTGACTGACAGTGATGCCGAAAATTCAGAAACTAACGTATGGTTAGAATATTCATTTAAATGCGAATATATCAATCAGGAAAAATTTGACATCCTGAACATGAAAAATATTGAGATTGGAAAACTTATCAATTACATGATCAACAATCCGAATAAATTTGGATGTAGTATCTAA